AACTCACCACGCGCACATGGGCAAAGACGACCACCCAGGTCAACCCATTCGAGCTGCTGACCACCGCCTGAACGAGGAGCTGACGCCATGCGGTTGATCAATCTCGGCGGCCGCCTTGCCCTCGAACGTGGCGGGCGGGCGGTCGACGTCGAGCGCGCCAGCGCCGGCGAGTTCTCCGGGAGTTTTCAGGAGGCCTTCGAGCGTTGGGACGACTTCCGGAGCTGGGCCGACGACCTCGGCGACATCGCTGGAGAAGAATTCGAGGCCGCCGACCTCGGCGCGCCGGTGGGAACCCCCCGGCAGATTTTCGCAATCGGGTTGAACTACCGCGGCCACGCCGCCGAGACCGGAATCGATATCCCGGACACCCCGATGGTGTTCACCAAGTTCGCGTCGTCGATCACCGGACCGTATGGCGAGATCGTCATGCCGCCTGGGTCGGTCGACTGGGAAGCGGAACTGGTCGCCGTTGTCGGCCGACGAGCCGAGAATGTCCCGACGGGGCGGGGATGGGAATATGTGGCGGGCTTGACGGTCGGCCAAGACTTGTCCGAACGCGACCTGCAGGTCAAACCGCCGGCCCCCCAACAGTTCAGCCTCGCCAAATCGTATCCGGGGTTTGCCCCGCTGGGCCCGGCCCTGGTGACTCCGGACGAACTCGCCAACCCGGACGACCTCGAGATCGGGTGCTCGATCGGTGCAGAACAGGTTCAGCACGCCCGCACCGAAGACCTGATTTTCCCCGTCCCGGAATTGATTTCGTACCTCTCGGGCATCCTGACATTGTTTCCCGGAGACCTCATCTTCACCGGCACGCCCGCCGGGGTCGGGTTCGCGCTGTCGCCCCCCCGATACCTGCAGCCGAACGACGAGTTGAGCACGTTCGTCGAAGGCATCGGAATCATGCGCCATCGGATGGTCGCCCGGCGGGAACACCGGTGAGCCTGCCGCCATCACCGGTGAGTGACAGCGAGATCCTCTGGGAACCAACGCAACATTCGCCCGGTGATTACCGAATGGCCCGGTACGTGCGTTGGCTGGCACGACAGCGACAGTTGACCTTTTCGGGGTACCACGACTTGTGGCGTTGGTCGACGCACGACTTACCGGCGTTCTGGCGGTCGGTCTGGGACTACTTCGTCGTCGTCGCCGACGGCGATCCCAGCCGGGTGCTCGTGGATGAATCGATGCCTGGCACACGGTGGTTCCCGGACGTGCGCCTCAACTACGCCGAGAACATGTTGCGCGGGGATGATGGCCAGACGGTTCTGACCGCCCTGTCCCAGACCCGGGAACCTATTAGTATGACCCGTCGCGAACTACGCGATCAGGTCGCGCGAGCGGCCGCCGGCCTGCGCCGGCTCGGTGTCGGCCCAGGCGACCGGGTCGCGGCCTTCCTACCCAACATCCCCGAAGCGTTGATCGCGATGCTGGCCACCACGAGTATCGGGGCGATCTGGGCGGTCTGCGCGCCGGAACTGGGCGTCCGCAGCGTGCTGGACCGCCTGCAGCAGCTTGAGCCCAAGGTGTTGATCGCCATCGACGGCTATCGGTACGGCGACAAAGCCATCGACCTCGCCGATCAGGTGTCTGCCATCCGGGCCGGCCTGCCGACCGTGTCCGCCACCGTCAGCCTGCCCTATCTCGGGTCTGGGGTGACCGGCGAAACCAGTTGGCGTGAGCTGTTATCGGAGCCGGCGACGCCGCGATACGAGCGGGTGGCCTTCAACCACCCGCTCTGGGTGCTCTTCTCCTCCGGGACCACCGGCCTGCCGAAGGCGATCGTTCATTCCCATGGCGGAATCGTCTTGGAGCTACAGAAAGCGCTCGGCCTGCACTCGGATCTGAGTCAGCACGACACGTATTTCGTGTACTGCACGACGACCTGGGTGATGTGGAACATCCAGGTATCCGGGTTGCTGTTGGGCGCCGCGATTGTCCTGTTTGACGGAGACCCCGCCTTCCCAGGGCCGGATGAGTTGTGGCGAATTGTGGAGCGGACCCGCGTGACGGTGTTCGGCGCCGGGGCGGCATTCCTCATGGGGTGCCGCAGGTCCGGGATGCGGCCGGGCGAGCTGTTGGACCTGAGTCGGTTGCGGGCCATGATCTCGACCGGCTCCCCGTTGCCGGCCGAAGGATTCCGGTGGGTCTACGACGCCGTCGGCTCTCACATCTATCTCCAGTCCACCAGCGGAGGAACCGACGTCTGCACCTCCTTCGTCGGCGGCACCCCCCTTCTTCCGGTGCGTGCCGGCGAGATTACCGCGCCCGCGCTGGGGGTGCTGGCCCGCGCGTTGGACGCCGACGGCAATCCTGTCGTCGGCGAACCGGGAGAACTTGTCATCTCCGCACCGATGCCGTCGATGCCCGTGTACTTCTGGAACGACCCCGACGGCAGCAAGTACCGCGCCGCATACTTCGAGCGTTATCCGGGACAGTGGCGGCACGGTGACTGGGTCGTCTTCAACCCCCGCGGTGGCTGCGTCATCAGCGGGCGATCCGACGGCACCCTGAACCGGGGAGGAGTTCGCCTGGGCACCAGTGAGTTCTACTCGGCGCTTCAAGACATCGATCAGATCCACGACGGTCTGGTCATTCACCTCGACGACCCGTCGGGCGGCGTGGGCTCACTGCTGCTCTTCGTTCAGCTCGCGCCCGGTGCGCACCTGGACGACGCACTTCGCGCACAGATCAACCGGCAACTGCGGATGCGGCTCTCACCGCGGCATACGCCCGACGACATCATCGCGATACCTGAGGTTCCCTACAACCTCACCGGCAAAAAGCTCGAGGTCCCGGTCAAACGCCTGCTCCTAGGCGCGCCACGCGCCACCGTCGTCTCCGACGGTGCGGTCAGGAATCCGCACGCCCTGGACGCTTTCGAAGAGTTGGCCGGCCGGTACGCCCCAGTGCGTTCTTGATCCACAGTTTTCCAGGAGGCGAAAAACCATGTCAGAAACCACGATTCCAGTACTCATCGTTGGTGGAGGCGCATCGGGGCTGATGACGTCAATCATCTTGTCGTGTTACGGCATCGACCACATCCTGGTCGAACGCCACGAGAGCACGTCGATACTGCCGAAGGCACACTACCTCAACCAGCGCGCCATGGAACTGTTTCGCCAGTTCGAGCTGGCCGACGACGTCTACGCAGTGGGAACACCACTGGCCAATATGTCCTCGGTTGTGTGGCAGACCACGCTGGCCGGTGATGGTCCATTGCAGCGCAAGACGTTTCATAAGATGGACTGCTTCGGTGGCGGCGCGCTCACCGAGCGCTACCAGCGCGACAGCCCGTGCCCGTCGACGAACTACCCACAGCTACGCCTGGAACCGATCATGCGCCAGCACGCCGAGAAGCGTGCCCCGGGCAGGATCCTGTTCAATCACGAGCTCACCGCGCTCGCACAGAGCGCCTCTGCGGTGACCGCGAGCATCCGAAACCGGGCCACCGGGGACGAGTTCACCGTGACCGCCGACTATCTGGTGGGTGCCGACGGCGGAAAGACCATCGGGGCGATGATCGGCGCGACCATGGTCGGCGCCCACGACTTGCTCGACATCGTCACCGCCCACCTCAAGGCCGACTTCTCCCAGTGGTGGGACGATGACGTTCTCATCGCTCATTTCATCAATCCGGAGGCGGGTTCGTACCCCTCGGGCGGCAACATGGTGCCGATGGGCCCGACCTGGGGCAAGCATTCGGAGGAATGGGCGTTTCACTTCGCTTTCCTTCCCACCGATGACTCGGACCTCGACGAGGCCGCGATGGTGGTCAAGATCCGCGAACTGCTCGGCGGCGGTGAGATTCCGATCGAGATCCTGCGGATCAGCCACTGGTCGGTGCAGGGTTCGATTGCCGACAAGTACTCCGATGGACGGGTTTTCCTGGTCGGGGACTCCGTTCACCGGCATCCGCCGACAACCGGCCTGGGCATGAACACCTGCGTGCAGGACGCGCACAACCTCGCCTGGAAGCTGGCCGCGGTCATCAAGGGCCAGGCCGACCCGGCGTTGCTGGACACCTACGCCGTCGAACGCCAGCCCGTCGGGATGCGCATCGTGGACTGGGCGTTGTTCACCATGCAGAACCACTTCGTCGTCGACGCCGGGATCGGGCTGCTGCCCGTTCCCGTTCCGCCCGAGATGCATCGCGCCGTGTTCGAGATCTTCTTCTCCGATACTCCGATGGGGGCGGCGCGCCGGGCCCGGTTCGGCGAAGTCGTCAAGACTCAGCGCACCGAGTTCCAAGCCCACGATCTCGAGATTGGCTACTCCTACCCCGCAGGGGCCTTGGTGCCGGACGAATCGCAACCGCCGCCAACGGATCCGATGGGATCGATCTATTACCCGACGACGCGGCCCGGTCATCGGTTGCCGCACGCATGGCTCGAATTCGATGGGACCCGGCTGTCCACCCACGACCTGACCTCCAACGACGGCCGATTCGTGTTGATCACCGGGCCTAACGGCCAAGCGTGGGCTGCGGCGGCGGCCGCCGCCGCGGAGAGCTTCGGGGTCGAGATCCAAGTGGCAACCATCGGGAAGGACTACCGAGACGCGGATGGCCAGTGGGCTGCGGTCAGCGAAATCGGTGACGATGGAGCGATTCTCGTCCGTCCGGACAACTACGTCGCCTGGCGCAGCATGACGTCAGCTGGCGACGCCGTCGGCACACTCACCGAGGCCGTCGCCACCGTATTGCACCGCTGAGAAGTTTCCCATCCACTAGATCACAGGAGAGCGACCGATATGAGCTCCAAAGCAAGCGCCGACTTCGCGGACCCCATCGCCCTTTTCGG
This genomic interval from Mycobacterium sp. SMC-2 contains the following:
- a CDS encoding fumarylacetoacetate hydrolase family protein, producing MRLINLGGRLALERGGRAVDVERASAGEFSGSFQEAFERWDDFRSWADDLGDIAGEEFEAADLGAPVGTPRQIFAIGLNYRGHAAETGIDIPDTPMVFTKFASSITGPYGEIVMPPGSVDWEAELVAVVGRRAENVPTGRGWEYVAGLTVGQDLSERDLQVKPPAPQQFSLAKSYPGFAPLGPALVTPDELANPDDLEIGCSIGAEQVQHARTEDLIFPVPELISYLSGILTLFPGDLIFTGTPAGVGFALSPPRYLQPNDELSTFVEGIGIMRHRMVARREHR
- a CDS encoding acetoacetate--CoA ligase produces the protein MARYVRWLARQRQLTFSGYHDLWRWSTHDLPAFWRSVWDYFVVVADGDPSRVLVDESMPGTRWFPDVRLNYAENMLRGDDGQTVLTALSQTREPISMTRRELRDQVARAAAGLRRLGVGPGDRVAAFLPNIPEALIAMLATTSIGAIWAVCAPELGVRSVLDRLQQLEPKVLIAIDGYRYGDKAIDLADQVSAIRAGLPTVSATVSLPYLGSGVTGETSWRELLSEPATPRYERVAFNHPLWVLFSSGTTGLPKAIVHSHGGIVLELQKALGLHSDLSQHDTYFVYCTTTWVMWNIQVSGLLLGAAIVLFDGDPAFPGPDELWRIVERTRVTVFGAGAAFLMGCRRSGMRPGELLDLSRLRAMISTGSPLPAEGFRWVYDAVGSHIYLQSTSGGTDVCTSFVGGTPLLPVRAGEITAPALGVLARALDADGNPVVGEPGELVISAPMPSMPVYFWNDPDGSKYRAAYFERYPGQWRHGDWVVFNPRGGCVISGRSDGTLNRGGVRLGTSEFYSALQDIDQIHDGLVIHLDDPSGGVGSLLLFVQLAPGAHLDDALRAQINRQLRMRLSPRHTPDDIIAIPEVPYNLTGKKLEVPVKRLLLGAPRATVVSDGAVRNPHALDAFEELAGRYAPVRS
- a CDS encoding FAD-dependent monooxygenase encodes the protein MTSIILSCYGIDHILVERHESTSILPKAHYLNQRAMELFRQFELADDVYAVGTPLANMSSVVWQTTLAGDGPLQRKTFHKMDCFGGGALTERYQRDSPCPSTNYPQLRLEPIMRQHAEKRAPGRILFNHELTALAQSASAVTASIRNRATGDEFTVTADYLVGADGGKTIGAMIGATMVGAHDLLDIVTAHLKADFSQWWDDDVLIAHFINPEAGSYPSGGNMVPMGPTWGKHSEEWAFHFAFLPTDDSDLDEAAMVVKIRELLGGGEIPIEILRISHWSVQGSIADKYSDGRVFLVGDSVHRHPPTTGLGMNTCVQDAHNLAWKLAAVIKGQADPALLDTYAVERQPVGMRIVDWALFTMQNHFVVDAGIGLLPVPVPPEMHRAVFEIFFSDTPMGAARRARFGEVVKTQRTEFQAHDLEIGYSYPAGALVPDESQPPPTDPMGSIYYPTTRPGHRLPHAWLEFDGTRLSTHDLTSNDGRFVLITGPNGQAWAAAAAAAAESFGVEIQVATIGKDYRDADGQWAAVSEIGDDGAILVRPDNYVAWRSMTSAGDAVGTLTEAVATVLHR